A window of Pedobacter lusitanus contains these coding sequences:
- a CDS encoding type I polyketide synthase, with translation MHNITKQDFTDPESVSLVFTLFESAARNFPQLTALSTAHEQITYEILFQKVIRLGQQITELTLNEDIIGLSTTRSADMIIALLAILQSGRAYLPLDPAYPKQRLTQIIKDSGIKTCICPETDQDFFLTTGLNTLLNNIDEPAEISTKQHLAQSQLTGQNPNAYVLYTSGSTGTPKGVYMTQAALVNLILWQQKNSVAGPGSKTLQFAPISFDVSFQEIFSTLTTGATLVLISDDLRLDPVNLLNFIDENQIDRIFLPFVALQFLAEAASVNKQFPKSLKEVITAGEQLKITPQVKDFFAGLGSCVLFNQYGPTECHVVSELKLQGPAANWPLLPNIGTPISNTAIHILDQDRNLLKSGETGELCISGISLAQGYLNKPELTAEKFIIIPVNGKQTRVYLTGDLARYEADGTIEFLGRQDDQVKIRGYRIELGEIEVKLNHIDGIRQAVVIAKPDLSGQNRLLAYLIADHENKNTLLIRKQLEASLPDYMIPSSFIWMEDFPKTTSGKIDKKALPVPERKRPDLSALYSPARTALEKRIAAIWIQVLELDTVGINDNFFELGGNSLLALKTVALLRTEQHIELPITKLYQFPQISQLINYINAASAMPKKRRTQEHPSDPGQPVAIIGMAGKFPGADTIEELWQVLRNGEETTTFFKDQELDYSIPAELKNDPLYVKARGIIKDADLFDPAFFGINPKLAELMDPQQRVFLEISRDVLEKSGHLPAVYDGVIGVFAGSGNNSYFPHNVAGNTDLINQIGSFQVMTVNEKDYISSRTAYELDLKGPAVSVFSACSTSLLAVSQAVESLRKNQCDVAIAGGASISSPIHSGHIYQEGAMLSKDGHCRSFDEKATGTVFSDGAGVVLLKTLSAALQDGDTIYGLIKGVGVNNDGGAKGSFTAPSTDGQATAIAMAIADAAVDPSTISYVETHGTATPLGDPIEIEGLKQAFGEQTNQQFCAIGSIKSNMGHMTAAAGVAGLIKTTLALYHKEIPPSINFDKPNPNISFTESPFYVNNQLKHWDTKDIRRAGVSSFGVGGTNVHVIVEEHDHLPGVNQDNGRLKNLFSWSAKSQESLQDYELALKTQLQTRQELNLADTAFTLQTTRADFNHRSFIVAGTKQELLDALTDTAIPASRLKKLPGETVFLFPGQGAQYPGMGAELYINEPVYKTAVDKCASILTAYLDRDIRTVIYAAADDEHAGLLNNTKYTQPALFVTSYALAQLWISWGIQPSILCGHSIGEYVAAHLAGIFTLEDGLKLIAARGTMVSALPAGSMLSVRTSASEIEKILPETLSLAAINSPKLCVVAGKNEDIDAFQIQLDEQLILHKKLLTSHAFHSSMMDPVLKDFSKVVSEVKLNRPQKPVVSTVTGQFLTDTQAQSADYWTEHMRKTVKFSPALDTILELDNPVLIETGPGNTCTTLAWQHEAKASFTAIASLDKKEITGSYDAILNALGKAWLSGLNPDWKSFYQGQQRRKVDLPTYSYLKKRYWVEPKNITEQKTHTNFNQQDTNTLTAMRKDTLIEKIKHLLENASGIEMDGVTPDSSFIEIGLDSLLMTQVALTFKKEFSLPISFRQLNEEYATIDALATYIDKNLPKENIAEPQVFQATVNAQPAAQTSAFTPADTALGLIAQQLQLLTRQVELMSGSPAPLNFSNGSSPVKSAVKTNAELSAEELAEIKKPFGATARIEKNVTELQPEQKQFLEQLTARYNQKTAASKTYTQKHRSYMADPRVVSGFKPYTKEIVYSIVTNKSAGSHLWDIDGNEYIDALNGFGSNLLGYQHPVLKNAILEQVEKGYEIGPQHELAGDVSKLICEFTGFDRAALCNTGSEAVLGAMRIARTVTGRSLIIAFSGSYHGINDEVIIRGTKKLKSFPAAPGIMPEAVQNMLVLDYGTEETLNIIRERAHEIAAVLVEPVQSRRPEFQPVEFLKQVREITLKSETVLIFDEVITGFRAHQGGAQALFGIKADLGTYGKVIGGGLPIGAIAGKKQYMDALDGGFWQYGDTSFPEVGVTYFAGTFVRHPLALAAGKASLEYMKAKGPEFQANLNKNTAYLAGLLNDVAEELGLPLFAAHFGSLWKIKFKEEYPYSELLFTLMRYKGIHIWDGFPCFLTAAHTLDEIKLIADRFKESIAELMKVGLIPLNTPAALSGSDNSKITPVPQPPVPGARLGRDQSGNPAWFITDPENPEKYLQVESNN, from the coding sequence ATGCATAATATTACTAAACAGGATTTTACTGACCCGGAATCAGTTTCTTTGGTATTTACACTTTTTGAAAGTGCAGCCAGAAATTTCCCCCAGCTCACGGCCCTTTCGACAGCACATGAGCAGATCACTTATGAAATTCTTTTTCAGAAAGTTATCAGATTAGGTCAGCAAATTACTGAATTAACACTAAATGAAGATATTATTGGTTTAAGCACAACCAGATCGGCCGATATGATTATCGCCCTACTGGCGATACTCCAGTCAGGAAGGGCTTACCTTCCTTTAGACCCGGCTTATCCAAAACAAAGATTAACACAGATTATTAAGGATTCTGGCATCAAGACCTGTATTTGCCCGGAAACTGATCAGGATTTTTTCCTGACAACCGGATTAAATACACTATTAAACAATATTGACGAACCTGCCGAAATCTCAACCAAACAGCATCTGGCTCAAAGTCAGCTTACCGGACAAAATCCGAATGCTTATGTATTGTATACTTCAGGTTCTACAGGCACTCCGAAAGGAGTGTATATGACACAAGCTGCACTGGTTAATCTCATTTTATGGCAACAGAAAAACTCTGTGGCCGGCCCGGGCAGTAAAACATTGCAATTTGCGCCAATCAGCTTTGATGTATCTTTCCAGGAGATATTCTCTACACTGACAACAGGAGCTACTTTAGTATTAATCAGTGATGATTTAAGACTGGACCCTGTCAATTTGCTTAACTTCATTGACGAAAATCAGATTGACCGTATTTTTCTGCCTTTCGTAGCTCTTCAGTTTCTGGCAGAAGCTGCAAGCGTAAACAAGCAGTTCCCCAAAAGTTTAAAAGAAGTAATTACTGCCGGTGAACAACTAAAAATAACCCCACAGGTAAAAGACTTTTTTGCGGGTCTTGGAAGTTGTGTTCTTTTCAACCAGTATGGCCCTACAGAATGTCATGTGGTGAGTGAGCTTAAATTACAGGGGCCAGCAGCAAACTGGCCATTACTACCCAACATAGGTACACCAATATCCAATACAGCAATTCATATTTTAGACCAGGACAGAAACCTGCTTAAATCAGGTGAAACCGGCGAGTTGTGCATTTCTGGCATCAGCCTGGCCCAGGGTTATCTGAACAAACCTGAATTAACTGCAGAAAAGTTTATAATTATTCCCGTTAATGGTAAACAGACCCGTGTTTATCTCACTGGAGACCTCGCCCGCTATGAAGCAGATGGAACTATAGAATTTCTGGGTAGACAGGATGATCAGGTTAAAATCAGAGGTTACAGGATTGAACTGGGTGAAATTGAAGTAAAACTTAATCATATTGACGGGATCAGGCAGGCAGTAGTTATTGCAAAGCCAGATCTGAGTGGTCAGAACAGATTGCTGGCTTATCTTATTGCTGATCACGAAAACAAGAATACCCTGCTGATCAGAAAACAACTTGAAGCCAGTTTACCGGATTATATGATTCCATCTTCTTTTATCTGGATGGAAGATTTCCCAAAAACAACCAGTGGTAAGATTGATAAAAAAGCATTACCTGTACCAGAGCGTAAAAGACCAGATTTATCTGCACTTTACAGCCCGGCCAGGACTGCTCTGGAAAAAAGAATTGCAGCGATCTGGATACAGGTACTGGAATTGGATACAGTAGGAATCAATGATAATTTCTTCGAGCTGGGAGGAAACTCCCTGCTGGCATTAAAGACAGTCGCTTTATTAAGAACTGAACAACATATAGAATTACCAATTACCAAACTTTATCAGTTTCCACAAATCAGTCAGCTAATTAATTATATTAATGCAGCATCGGCCATGCCTAAAAAAAGACGGACTCAGGAACATCCTTCAGATCCGGGTCAGCCTGTTGCAATTATTGGCATGGCAGGTAAATTTCCTGGTGCTGATACAATTGAAGAGTTATGGCAGGTACTGCGAAATGGCGAAGAAACTACTACATTTTTTAAAGATCAGGAACTTGATTATTCTATTCCAGCTGAGCTAAAGAATGATCCGCTATATGTAAAAGCAAGAGGAATTATAAAGGATGCTGACTTATTTGATCCTGCATTTTTTGGCATCAACCCTAAACTTGCAGAACTCATGGATCCCCAGCAAAGGGTTTTTCTTGAAATCAGCAGAGATGTTTTGGAAAAATCCGGACATTTGCCAGCCGTTTATGATGGAGTAATCGGCGTTTTTGCCGGCTCAGGAAATAACAGTTATTTTCCGCATAACGTTGCAGGAAATACAGATTTAATTAATCAAATCGGAAGTTTCCAGGTCATGACTGTTAATGAGAAGGATTATATCTCTTCCAGAACGGCTTATGAACTGGATTTAAAAGGGCCTGCAGTTAGTGTTTTCTCAGCTTGTTCCACTTCATTACTTGCAGTTTCCCAGGCGGTAGAAAGTTTACGAAAAAATCAATGTGATGTAGCTATTGCCGGTGGTGCAAGCATCTCCTCTCCTATTCACAGCGGACATATCTATCAGGAAGGTGCTATGTTAAGTAAAGATGGTCATTGCCGGTCTTTTGATGAAAAGGCCACAGGAACTGTCTTTAGTGATGGTGCCGGAGTTGTACTTTTAAAAACACTGTCTGCTGCTTTACAGGATGGTGATACAATTTATGGACTGATCAAAGGTGTCGGGGTAAATAATGATGGGGGTGCGAAAGGTAGTTTTACTGCTCCCAGTACCGATGGACAGGCCACGGCAATTGCTATGGCAATAGCCGATGCAGCAGTAGATCCCTCAACTATTTCTTATGTAGAGACCCATGGAACTGCAACCCCTCTGGGTGACCCTATTGAAATTGAAGGATTAAAACAGGCATTTGGTGAACAAACCAATCAGCAGTTTTGTGCAATTGGTTCGATCAAAAGTAATATGGGACACATGACTGCTGCTGCTGGCGTAGCCGGTCTGATTAAAACTACACTCGCATTATATCATAAAGAAATCCCGCCTTCTATTAATTTTGATAAACCCAATCCAAATATCTCTTTTACTGAGTCTCCTTTTTATGTAAACAACCAGTTAAAACACTGGGATACAAAAGATATCAGAAGAGCGGGGGTAAGTTCTTTTGGAGTAGGTGGTACAAATGTTCACGTTATCGTAGAGGAGCATGACCATTTACCTGGTGTAAATCAAGACAATGGCAGACTAAAAAATCTGTTCAGCTGGTCTGCTAAATCCCAGGAAAGCCTCCAGGATTATGAACTGGCCTTAAAAACACAATTACAAACCCGGCAGGAACTTAACCTCGCTGATACCGCCTTTACACTGCAAACTACAAGAGCTGATTTCAATCATCGTAGTTTTATTGTTGCCGGGACAAAACAGGAGCTGCTTGATGCCTTGACTGATACCGCAATTCCAGCTTCCAGACTAAAAAAACTACCGGGTGAAACCGTATTTCTTTTTCCTGGTCAGGGTGCCCAGTATCCTGGAATGGGTGCAGAATTATATATAAACGAACCTGTATATAAAACTGCAGTCGACAAATGTGCTTCAATTCTGACTGCGTACCTGGATAGAGATATCAGAACAGTTATTTATGCAGCAGCTGATGATGAACATGCCGGTTTACTAAATAATACCAAATATACACAACCAGCATTATTTGTTACATCCTATGCACTGGCGCAATTATGGATAAGCTGGGGAATACAACCTTCCATCCTTTGCGGACACAGTATAGGAGAATATGTTGCTGCACATTTAGCCGGAATTTTCACATTGGAAGATGGCCTTAAATTGATTGCTGCGCGCGGTACGATGGTCAGTGCACTCCCGGCAGGAAGTATGTTAAGTGTACGTACTTCAGCTTCGGAAATTGAAAAAATCCTTCCGGAAACTTTATCCCTGGCCGCAATAAATAGCCCTAAACTATGTGTCGTAGCTGGTAAAAATGAAGATATCGATGCTTTTCAGATACAACTGGATGAGCAACTGATTCTGCACAAGAAGTTACTGACCAGCCATGCATTTCATTCTTCTATGATGGACCCTGTGCTGAAAGACTTTAGTAAGGTTGTCAGTGAGGTTAAACTAAACAGACCTCAGAAACCCGTTGTCTCTACAGTAACCGGTCAGTTTCTCACTGATACACAAGCACAAAGCGCGGATTACTGGACAGAACACATGAGAAAGACGGTTAAATTTTCTCCGGCGCTCGATACTATACTCGAACTGGATAATCCTGTATTGATTGAAACCGGACCTGGAAATACCTGCACAACTCTGGCCTGGCAGCATGAAGCTAAAGCTTCTTTTACTGCGATTGCAAGTCTGGATAAAAAAGAAATAACAGGTTCTTATGATGCTATATTAAATGCGCTGGGTAAAGCCTGGTTATCAGGCTTAAATCCGGACTGGAAATCATTCTACCAGGGTCAGCAGAGACGAAAGGTTGATTTACCAACCTATAGTTATCTTAAGAAAAGATATTGGGTTGAACCAAAAAACATTACTGAACAAAAAACTCATACAAATTTTAACCAACAAGATACAAATACTCTTACTGCCATGAGGAAAGACACTCTGATTGAAAAGATAAAACATTTACTGGAAAATGCCTCCGGAATTGAGATGGATGGTGTTACTCCAGACAGCAGTTTTATTGAGATTGGCCTGGATTCATTACTAATGACACAGGTAGCACTAACATTTAAAAAAGAGTTTTCCCTGCCAATCAGTTTCAGACAACTCAATGAAGAATATGCAACCATTGATGCGCTCGCAACTTATATAGACAAAAATTTACCAAAAGAAAATATAGCTGAACCACAGGTTTTTCAGGCAACTGTAAATGCACAGCCTGCTGCACAAACCTCTGCCTTTACCCCTGCCGATACCGCTTTGGGACTAATTGCACAGCAATTACAATTATTAACCCGGCAGGTAGAATTGATGAGTGGTTCTCCTGCTCCATTAAATTTCAGCAATGGCAGCTCACCGGTAAAATCAGCAGTCAAAACAAATGCCGAGCTATCAGCAGAAGAACTGGCAGAAATTAAAAAGCCTTTTGGAGCAACTGCACGTATAGAAAAAAACGTCACTGAATTACAACCAGAACAAAAGCAGTTCCTTGAACAGTTAACAGCACGTTATAATCAAAAAACCGCCGCCAGCAAAACCTATACACAGAAGCACAGATCATATATGGCAGATCCCCGTGTAGTGTCAGGGTTTAAACCTTATACTAAAGAAATCGTTTATTCCATTGTTACCAATAAATCAGCAGGTAGTCATTTATGGGATATTGACGGAAATGAGTACATAGATGCGTTGAACGGCTTTGGATCAAACTTATTAGGTTATCAGCATCCGGTATTAAAAAATGCCATACTCGAACAGGTAGAAAAAGGATATGAGATAGGTCCGCAGCACGAACTTGCAGGTGATGTCAGTAAGCTGATCTGTGAATTTACAGGGTTTGACAGGGCTGCACTCTGTAATACTGGCTCTGAGGCCGTATTAGGAGCAATGAGAATAGCGAGAACAGTAACCGGGCGTTCATTGATTATTGCTTTCTCCGGCTCTTATCACGGGATCAATGATGAAGTGATTATCAGAGGGACCAAAAAACTAAAAAGCTTCCCTGCTGCGCCGGGAATTATGCCAGAAGCCGTACAAAACATGCTGGTACTGGATTATGGAACAGAAGAAACATTAAATATTATCAGGGAAAGAGCGCACGAAATAGCAGCTGTACTGGTAGAACCTGTACAAAGCCGGAGACCCGAATTTCAGCCGGTAGAATTCCTCAAACAGGTAAGAGAAATTACCCTTAAATCTGAAACCGTACTGATTTTTGATGAAGTTATCACTGGTTTCCGTGCACATCAGGGTGGTGCACAGGCCCTGTTTGGAATAAAAGCCGATCTGGGTACTTATGGAAAAGTTATTGGAGGAGGCCTGCCCATCGGAGCCATTGCAGGGAAAAAACAATATATGGATGCACTGGATGGTGGCTTCTGGCAATACGGAGACACTTCCTTTCCTGAAGTTGGTGTAACTTATTTTGCCGGAACTTTTGTAAGACATCCATTAGCCCTTGCAGCTGGCAAGGCAAGTCTGGAATACATGAAGGCTAAAGGTCCTGAATTCCAGGCAAACCTGAATAAGAATACGGCTTATCTGGCTGGTCTGTTAAACGATGTTGCTGAAGAGCTGGGACTTCCACTATTTGCAGCCCATTTTGGTTCTTTATGGAAGATTAAATTTAAAGAGGAATATCCATACAGCGAGCTGCTGTTTACCTTAATGAGATATAAAGGAATTCATATCTGGGATGGTTTTCCCTGTTTCCTTACTGCAGCCCATACACTGGATGAGATTAAACTGATTGCTGACCGGTTTAAAGAAAGTATAGCAGAATTAATGAAAGTGGGGCTGATCCCTCTAAATACACCTGCGGCTTTATCCGGATCTGACAATTCAAAAATAACCCCTGTACCTCAACCGCCTGTTCCCGGAGCCAGACTGGGAAGAGATCAGTCAGGAAATCCTGCCTGGTTTATTACAGACCCGGAAAATCCGGAAAAATATCTTCAGGTTGAGTCAAATAATTAA
- a CDS encoding non-ribosomal peptide synthetase: MIDSTKNIIYKQVDFDPFAGGEIIRTAPSTEPQIEIWTSCMLGGDDASRAYNESVSLRLKGNIRIDLLADTIKRVAERHEALRSAFSRDGSTILIFDQVKAEVSFADLSELNADHQEEEISAYVNGDAMFLFDLLNGPLFKTGLQKLSDQEYHFTFTGHHIICDGWSLGIILQDISKIYTALANGTRPVLEEATALTDFAFEQLEFSKGAERKINEQFWLKEYEQSIPVLDIPTDHERPQLRTFKSNRLDFKISQELIHALKKTGKAEGSSLVITFLAAFEVFLHFLSGQKDIVVGLPASGQAVTGHYNLVGHCVNFLPLRSYPNKNYSFREYLKIRKPAVLDAFDHQQITWGNLLKNLKIARDPSRIPLAPVVFNVDMGLDDGVNFEQLDYKLISNPRAFESFELFINASGSEDSFVLEWSYNTQLFEEQTIRQMMAGFENIIRFITTQPDHKLKELIQSDNACFLAEPVFKRSTTVSHIKTTDFSEEIAALKGITIQSLFEKAATIFKDQTAITFQDESISYSNLDIRADNLSRAILNRAPDQQIIGISTTRGINMIVAILAILKAGKAYLPLDPTYPEIRLSQIINDSNLQFCIAGAVENKFFQQLDLQTIDFDITYSLPVQTMSNQNPNGYVLYTSGSTGKPKGVYMTQLALVNLIQWQTANSTAGSGSITLQFAPLTFDVSFQEIFCTLCSGGQLILIDDVLRLNPDSLLDKIEVKQINRIYLPFVALQFLAETAASIGKFPRALKEVMTAGEQLKITPQIEQFFRAVPGCVLYNQYGPTECHVVTQLKLTGNPSRWPALPNIGIPVYNTVIYITDENLEIVSPGDTGELCIAGASLATGYLNKPELTDEKFVMLTLPDGKQVRTYRSGDLARILPDGNIEFLGRNDDQVKIRGYRIEIGEVEAVLNRIPGIAQVVVTAKEDHNGQKRLVAYLASSNGSQDTGYVRSEIQNRLPAFMIPSVFVWVMEFPRTSSGKIDKKLLPAPDHLHSGDLSKYTAPQTATENVIVKLWEELLNVKEIGTDDNFFELGGHSLIAIQFMIQIEKANGHGLPLATLFEYPTVRTLAKLLDGQNRPTTYTSLVPIKPGGSKTPIYIVHGGGYNVLNFSGIGLHVDQEQPVFGIQAQGLDGVEEPMDNMEDIARYYIESILAQNPHGPYALAGYSFGGYVVIEMARQLKELGHEIKMLGIFDTNAKNLDFHGNDFNVFKERVKKQLPKLWWIISSLFKNPKATINYQKHIITTRLKEVLGIKTITEEESGGIYEIMRRIDKKYDIAYQAYKLAPFDEKIHLFRATDNVYFVEDFKYLGWQKYAKKGVEVHDVPGDHKTMLLAPYDKEFARTLQSVLDSVS; encoded by the coding sequence ATGATAGATTCTACAAAAAACATAATATATAAACAGGTTGATTTTGATCCTTTTGCCGGAGGAGAAATTATTCGCACCGCACCATCAACAGAGCCCCAGATAGAAATCTGGACTTCCTGTATGCTGGGTGGTGATGATGCAAGCAGGGCATACAATGAGTCTGTCTCACTCCGTCTCAAAGGGAATATCCGGATTGATTTATTAGCCGATACTATAAAAAGAGTAGCAGAAAGACATGAAGCTTTAAGATCCGCATTCAGCAGAGATGGCTCAACAATACTCATTTTTGATCAGGTAAAGGCAGAAGTGTCTTTCGCAGATCTGTCTGAGCTGAATGCTGACCATCAGGAAGAAGAAATCAGCGCATATGTAAATGGTGATGCAATGTTTCTGTTTGATCTTTTAAACGGGCCGTTGTTTAAAACCGGTTTACAAAAGCTTTCTGATCAGGAATATCACTTTACCTTTACCGGACATCATATCATCTGCGATGGCTGGTCACTGGGTATCATCTTACAGGATATCAGTAAAATCTATACTGCACTGGCTAATGGCACTCGTCCTGTTTTAGAAGAAGCAACTGCACTTACTGATTTCGCCTTTGAACAGCTGGAGTTTTCAAAAGGCGCAGAACGCAAAATCAATGAACAGTTCTGGTTAAAAGAATATGAACAAAGTATACCAGTACTGGATATACCAACTGACCATGAACGTCCGCAACTCAGAACATTTAAAAGCAACCGGCTGGATTTTAAGATCTCTCAGGAACTGATTCACGCGCTGAAGAAAACTGGGAAAGCCGAAGGAAGCAGTCTGGTAATTACTTTTCTGGCCGCATTTGAGGTCTTCCTTCATTTTTTAAGCGGACAAAAAGATATAGTAGTAGGATTACCCGCATCCGGACAGGCAGTCACCGGTCATTATAATCTGGTTGGACATTGTGTAAATTTCCTCCCGCTGAGAAGTTATCCAAACAAAAATTACAGTTTCAGAGAATATCTGAAGATCAGAAAACCAGCCGTACTTGATGCTTTTGATCATCAGCAGATTACCTGGGGTAATTTATTAAAGAATCTTAAAATAGCCCGCGACCCTTCCAGAATCCCCCTGGCTCCTGTTGTATTCAACGTTGACATGGGTTTAGATGACGGAGTAAATTTTGAGCAACTGGATTATAAACTGATCAGTAATCCCAGAGCATTTGAAAGCTTTGAATTGTTCATTAATGCAAGCGGTTCAGAAGACTCTTTTGTACTGGAATGGTCTTATAATACACAATTATTTGAAGAGCAAACGATCCGGCAAATGATGGCTGGTTTTGAAAACATAATCAGATTCATCACCACTCAACCCGATCATAAGCTGAAAGAATTAATACAATCAGATAATGCCTGTTTTCTTGCCGAACCTGTTTTTAAAAGAAGTACTACAGTTTCCCATATAAAGACAACTGATTTCAGTGAAGAGATTGCTGCCTTAAAAGGAATAACCATTCAGAGTTTGTTTGAAAAAGCAGCTACCATTTTCAAGGATCAGACTGCAATTACCTTTCAGGATGAATCCATCAGCTACAGTAATCTTGATATCAGAGCAGATAACCTGAGCAGAGCAATCTTAAACCGCGCACCTGATCAGCAAATCATAGGAATCAGTACAACCAGAGGAATAAATATGATTGTGGCTATCCTTGCTATTCTGAAAGCAGGAAAAGCCTATCTGCCTCTTGACCCAACTTATCCCGAAATCAGGTTAAGTCAGATTATTAATGATTCCAATCTCCAGTTCTGTATTGCGGGAGCTGTAGAAAACAAATTCTTTCAGCAACTGGATTTACAGACTATAGATTTTGACATTACTTATAGTTTGCCAGTGCAAACCATGAGTAATCAAAATCCTAACGGATATGTTTTATACACTTCAGGGTCTACAGGAAAACCGAAAGGAGTATATATGACTCAGCTTGCATTAGTTAATCTGATTCAATGGCAGACAGCCAATTCAACTGCCGGTTCCGGAAGTATAACCCTGCAATTTGCACCACTTACTTTTGATGTATCCTTTCAGGAGATATTCTGTACACTATGCAGCGGAGGACAATTAATTCTGATTGATGATGTACTGAGATTAAACCCTGATAGTCTGCTAGACAAAATTGAAGTAAAACAAATCAACAGGATCTATCTGCCTTTTGTTGCGCTACAATTCCTGGCCGAAACCGCTGCAAGCATAGGAAAATTCCCTAGAGCTTTAAAAGAGGTCATGACCGCAGGTGAACAATTAAAAATCACCCCGCAGATTGAACAGTTTTTCAGAGCTGTTCCTGGTTGCGTACTTTACAATCAATATGGCCCGACTGAATGTCACGTGGTTACACAACTGAAGTTAACCGGAAATCCTTCCCGTTGGCCGGCCTTACCTAACATTGGAATTCCTGTATACAATACGGTTATTTATATTACTGATGAAAACCTCGAAATTGTATCACCGGGAGACACCGGGGAATTATGCATTGCAGGTGCCAGTCTGGCTACAGGTTATTTAAACAAACCTGAACTGACGGATGAGAAATTTGTTATGCTCACCTTACCGGATGGAAAACAGGTTAGAACTTATCGTTCAGGTGATCTGGCAAGAATTCTGCCCGATGGAAATATAGAATTTCTGGGACGTAATGACGATCAGGTCAAGATAAGAGGCTATAGAATTGAGATCGGAGAAGTTGAAGCCGTATTAAACCGTATTCCGGGTATTGCACAGGTAGTCGTTACTGCAAAAGAAGATCATAACGGACAGAAAAGATTAGTTGCCTATCTCGCCTCTTCTAATGGCAGTCAGGATACTGGTTATGTAAGAAGCGAAATACAAAACAGACTCCCTGCCTTTATGATTCCATCGGTATTTGTCTGGGTGATGGAATTTCCAAGAACCAGCAGTGGTAAAATAGATAAAAAGCTTTTGCCTGCTCCTGATCACCTGCATTCAGGAGATCTGAGTAAATATACCGCACCACAAACAGCTACCGAAAATGTAATTGTCAAATTATGGGAAGAGTTGCTTAATGTCAAAGAGATTGGTACTGATGATAATTTCTTTGAACTTGGCGGACATTCCCTGATTGCTATTCAGTTCATGATCCAGATAGAAAAGGCAAATGGACATGGATTACCGCTGGCAACATTATTTGAATATCCAACAGTAAGAACACTGGCCAAACTACTTGACGGACAAAACCGGCCTACTACCTATACCTCGCTGGTTCCTATTAAACCAGGTGGGTCTAAAACTCCGATTTACATTGTACACGGAGGCGGATACAATGTACTTAATTTTAGCGGAATAGGACTTCACGTAGATCAGGAACAACCTGTATTCGGTATTCAGGCGCAGGGACTGGACGGTGTGGAAGAGCCAATGGACAATATGGAAGATATAGCCCGTTATTATATAGAAAGTATACTCGCCCAGAATCCTCATGGACCATATGCCTTAGCCGGCTACTCTTTTGGAGGTTACGTAGTGATAGAAATGGCCAGACAGTTAAAGGAACTGGGACATGAAATCAAGATGCTGGGAATCTTTGATACCAATGCAAAAAACCTTGATTTTCATGGAAATGATTTTAATGTTTTTAAAGAAAGAGTCAAAAAACAATTGCCCAAATTATGGTGGATCATCTCTTCACTTTTCAAGAATCCAAAAGCTACTATTAACTATCAGAAACATATCATTACCACCAGACTAAAAGAAGTTCTCGGAATTAAAACCATTACAGAAGAAGAATCAGGTGGGATATATGAAATTATGAGAAGGATTGATAAGAAATATGATATTGCTTATCAGGCCTATAAGTTAGCCCCATTTGATGAAAAAATACATTTATTCAGAGCAACCGATAATGTCTATTTTGTAGAAGACTTCAAATACCTGGGATGGCAGAAATACGCAAAGAAAGGAGTTGAAGTACATGACGTTCCCGGTGATCATAAAACGATGCTGCTTGCTCCTTATGACAAAGAGTTTGCCAGAACGCTGCAATCAGTATTGGACAGCGTTTCTTAA